One window of Oreochromis niloticus isolate F11D_XX linkage group LG23, O_niloticus_UMD_NMBU, whole genome shotgun sequence genomic DNA carries:
- the tjp3 gene encoding tight junction protein ZO-3 isoform X3 yields the protein MEVRFKDHMKPGMEEITIWEQHTITLNKDSKLGFGFAISGGRDKPQPDGDTSIMVSDVLPNGPAMGRLFTKDQIVMVNGEPMDNVHSNYTIQTLKSCGKTANITVKRPRKIQIPTPSSTRPTRAASHSNLLDADPPRRQRRHSDGSDNMDSNRYRADDRYRADDRYRTNDRYPRRSPSPERNGLTNAMPLMSSGYKRLPHNDVSEKPIRTTLIKKKTTDEYGLKLGSQIFIKHMTETGLAAREGTLQEGDLILKINGMTTENLSLLETKHLVEKSRGKLTMTVLRDDRRFLVSIPEVEDSPQNSDYDHHKDSSSELEEISDIDEDVPAHRSRTTARERRTRRTKAEPPLPKSRDQSPVRSTLSRPPVKAYAPRRAPSESESDHSASPPPPVRRARDRDGLDQTNKYKSLSGVSTLPNPRSSPVAQNWVAPVSASASSTSSRPRRPVSESDSDPEGSPPPRRDGPRLDSRYKVLPDRYTGRVSSPIVVRQDPPRRVNSPVRGPPPDSDSESDGFSEPPQRRSTTYSQDSLSRYRVLPDVSLQPEVEPPKWSTASNPPQKANSDSESEASYAAVPRRESTSSKNSAARNRYRVPTSVPVKQEPPRRAPSPTRPPPDDSSESDELSHLRRSGSSERGNSHRSAPRAANGNSTIRSGISVKNNPPVYSKPEEEPLYSLPPDSYPSSIPGYSSDVKTVSFIKESSLGLRLVGGNDVGIFVGGVQPHSPAYENGMKEGDQIMQVNKVDFGHFTREEAANFLLELRTGERVEISTQHKMDIYKKILKSNLGDNFYIRTHFDHDPDSPIGLGFTRGEVFRVVDTMHRGKIGNWLAIRMGNDLHEMDKGTIPNQIRAEKMASIEKAQRGTGERQASGPRAEFWKLRGLRGNKKNEKNMRRSREDLLQLTIQGKFPAYERVLLREANFKRPIVILGPLNDIAMEKLTREMPDEYEVAEMVPRSGSADGSSTVIKLDTVRRIAEKDKHPLLDITPTAVERLNYIQYHPMVLFLDPHNRKDVKTMRQRYSPNSSKSSRRLYSQAIKMKKHCSHLFSARVDLDPSSHSWYESLKNKIRHEQTKPVWVSEVTLESGGEQDLDALDQNQTDYLSAASDLEDTDGEGFTDDAYTDNEELEEAYPGQDAPKVPGGSRVAGAALARSSEPAFEHHSPSIEPEESDDAYGVREVPPIMHVPEPRSPRQENYSPPQSDAEEEDPSHRSFTDSDFSALDVAAPASPSEGPPDFRAPDPTSQYSVNEPSYTEEEPESSQHASLSAIEDRLEQARSGEEEPRDEEKKAPQFIVLAHHHQAVQFRRTQIQGSDSSEDEFDDADDMEWGPATEL from the exons TCACATG aaaccaggcatggaggagataaCGATATGGGAGCAACATACAATAACACTAAACAAA GATTCCAAACTGGGATTTGGTTTTGCAATATCAGGAGGCAGGGACAAGCCGCAGCCCGATGGGGACACGTCTATCATGGTGTCAGATGTGCTGCCAAATGGACCGGCCATGGGACGACTGTT CACCAAAGACCAAATTGTCATGGTCAATGGAGAACCTATGGACAACGTCCACTCTAACTACACCATTCAGACCCTGAAGTCTTGCGGCAAGACTGCAAACATA ACAGTGAAACGTCCTCGTAAGATCCAGATCCCTACACCCTCATCCACCAGACCAACTCGGGCGGCCTCGCACTCCAACCTGCTGGATGCGGACCCTCCGAGACGGCAGCGACGCCACTCTGATGGGAGTGACAACATGGACTCCAACCGCTACCGTGCTGATGACCGCTATCGCGCTGATGACCGTTATCGCACCAATGACCGTTACCCTCGCCGCAGCCCCTCGCCTGAACGCAATGGGCTTACAAACGCGATGCCGTTGATGTCGTCGGGGTACAAGAGGCTGCCGCACAACGATGTTTCAGAAAAACCCATCAGAACTAcattgattaaaaagaaaaccacagATG agTATGGACTGAAACTGGGCAGTCAGATCTTTATCAAGCACATGACAGAAACGGGCCTAGCTGCAAGGGAAGGCACGCTGCAGGAGGGAGACCTCATTCTCAAG ATCAATGGCATGACAACAGAGAATCTATCCCTGCTGGAGACCAAGCACCTGGTGGAGAAGAGCAGAGGCAAACTGACCATGACGGTCCTCAGGGATGACCGTAGGTTCCTGGTCAGCATCCCAGAGGTGGAGGACAGCCCCCAGAACAGCGATTACGACCATCACAAAGACAGCAGCTCGGAGCTGGAGG AAATTTCAGACATTGATGAGGATGTTCCAGCCCACAGGTCACGTACAACCGCCAGAGAGAGGCGGACACGCAG AACAAAAGCTGAACCTCCACTGCCAAAGTCTCGGGATCAATCACCTGTGCGCTCCACCTTATCCCGGCCACCCGTAAAAGCCTACGCTCCTCGCCGAG CTCCGTCTGAATCTGAGTCCGACCACAGtgcatctcctcctcctccagtcaGGAGAGCGAGGGACAGAGACGGCCTGGACCAAACCAACAAATACAA ATCTCTGTCAGGAGTCTCCACCCTTCCCAACCCCAGATCCTCTCCTGTCGCTCAAAACTGGGTTGCACCCGTCTCCGCCTCcgcctcctccacctcctcacGCCCCCGAAGGCCGGTGTCGGAGTCAGACTCTGACCCTGAAGGTTCCCCACCCCCACGCAGAGACGGCCCTCGTCTGGACAGTAGATACAA AGTTCTGCCTGATCGTTACACAGGCAGAGTATCCTCCCCCATTGTTGTTCGCCAAGATCCACCAAGGAGGGTCAACTCACCTGTGAGAGGCCCGCCTCCAG ATTCTGATTCCGAGTCGGATGGCTTCTCTGAGCCTCCTCAGAGGCGTAGCACCACATACAGTCAGGACTCTCTCAGCAGATACAG GGTCCTGCCAGATGTTTCCCTGCAGCCAGAGGTGGAACCGCCAAAATGGAGCACTGCCAGCAATCCACCACagaaag CTAATTCGGACTCTGAATCAGAGGCCAGTTACGCGGCAGTCCCCAGGAGGGAATCCACCAGCAGTAAAAACTCAGCAGCCAGAAATAGATACAG AGTGCCTACTTCAGTGCCTGTAAAGCAGGAGCCTCCTCGTCGAGCCCCGTCGCCCACTAGACCGCCTCCAGATG attcCTCCGAGTCAGATGAGCTTTCACATCTTAGGAGGTCTGGCAGCTCTGAGAGGGGAAACAGTCACCGCAG TGCTCCTCGTGCTGCAAATGGAAACAGCACCATCAGGTCTGGGATTTCAGTCAAGAACAACCCGCCCGTCTACT CCAAACCTGAAGAAGAGCCCCTCTATTCCCTGCCTCCAGATTCATACCCATCATCTATTCCAGG GTACAGCTCAGATGTGAAGACAGTGTCATTTATAAAGGAGAGCAGTTTGGGTCTTAGACTCGTGGGAGGCAACGATGTTGGGATCTTTGTAGGTGGAGTCCAGCCACACAGCCCTGCGTATGAAAACGGGATGAAGGAGGGAGACCAGATCATGCAG GTTAATAAAGTTGATTTCGGCCATTTCACACGAGAAGAAGCTGCCAACTTCCTCCTTGAGCTCAGGACAGGAGAACGAGTGGAAATCTCCACGCAGCATAAGATGGACA TTTACAAAAAGATCCTCAAGTCCAACCTGGGAGACAACTTCTACATCCGCACACATTTTGACCATGACCCCGATAGCCCCATTGGTCTGGGCTTCACCAGAGGAGAGGTGTTCAGAGTGGTGGACACAATGCATCGTGGCAAGATAGGCAACTGGTTGGCTATCCGCATGGGGAATGACCTGCACGAGATGGACAAGGGCACTATCCCAAATCAGATCAG GGCAGAGAAGATGGCCAGCATCGAGAAGGCACAGCGGGGAACCGGTGAGAGGCAGGCGTCCGGACCGAGAGCCGAATTCTGGAAACTACGGGGGCTCCGAGGGAATAAGAAGAATGAGAAGAACATGCGACGGAGTCGTGAAGACCTGCTGCAGCTCACCATTCAGGGCAAATTCCCAGCTTATGAGAGAGTCCTGCTCAGAGAAG CTAATTTCAAGCGGCCCATTGTTATTCTGGGACCTCTTAATGACATTGCCATGGAGAAGCTGACACGAGAGATGCCTGATGAATATGAAGTGGCag AGATGGTTCCTCGCAGTGGAAGTGCAGATGGCAGCTCCACAGTCATTAAATTGGACACTGTGAGGAGAATAGCAGAGAAG GATAAGCACCCTCTGCTGGATATCACTCCCACTGCAGTGGAAAGGCTCAACTACATCCAGTACCACCCGATGGTTTTGTTCTTAGACCCTCACAACCGCAAGGATGTCAAGACCATGAGGCAGAGGTACAGCCCCAACTCCAGCAAGAGCTCCAGACGCCTTTACTCACAGgccatcaaaatgaaaaaacactGCAGCCACCTTTTCTCCG CTCGAGTGGACCTGGATCCCAGCTCCCACTCTTGGTACGAGAGTCTAAAGAATAAGATTCGCCACGAGCAGACCAAACCCGTCTGGGTGTCTGAAGTCACG TTGGAGAGTGGTGGAGAACAAGATTTGGATGCTTTGGACCAGAACCAGACTGACTACCTCAGTGCTGCTAGTGACCTGGAGGACACCGACGGAGAGGGCTTCACAGACGACGCCTACACTGACAATGAGGAACTCGAGGAGGCTTACCCTGGTCAGGATGCACCCAAGGTCCCAGGGGGCTCCAGGGTGGCTGGAGCTGCTTTAGCCCGATCATCCGAGCCAGCGTTTGAACACCACAGCCCCTCTATAGAACCCGAGGAAAGCGATGACGCGTACGGAGTCAGAGAAGTTCCTCCAATAATGCACGTACCTGAACCCAGGTCACCCCGTCAGGAGAATTACAGCCCGCCGCAGAGCGATGCCGAGGAGGAAGATCCCTCTCATCGCAGTTTTACAGACTCAGATTTCAGCGCTCTTGATGTAGCTGCACCCGCCTCTCCGTCCGAAGGACCGCCAGATTTTAGAGCCCCTGACCCCACAAGTCAATACTCTGTGAACGAGCCTTCATACACAGAGGAGGAGCCGGAGAGCTCCCAACACGCCAGCCTGTCTGCTATTGAAGACAGACTAGAGCAG GCTCGCTCAGGAGAGGAAGAGCCCAGAGATGAGGAAAAGAAAGCCCCACAGTTCATCGT GCTCGCACATCACCACCAAGCAGTCCAGTTCAGACGCACACAGATCCAGGGCAGCGACAGCTCTGAGGATGAATTTGACGATGCGGACGATATGGAATGGGGTCCCGCAACTGAGCTTTAG